Proteins found in one Candidatus Eisenbacteria bacterium genomic segment:
- a CDS encoding cell division FtsA domain-containing protein: DRDISRHMLAMMIEPRAEEIFAHAAKEVRKHPASELLGAGVVLTGGASLLPGMSELAEQVLEMPVRRGVPTGFSGLTEAVSDPRFATGVGLAMHAFHGDARPRGVEGGLLGRISTGFRRWIEELV; the protein is encoded by the coding sequence CCGACCGCGACATCTCGAGGCACATGCTGGCGATGATGATCGAGCCGCGCGCCGAGGAGATCTTCGCCCACGCGGCGAAGGAGGTGCGCAAGCACCCGGCATCCGAGCTCCTGGGAGCCGGCGTGGTCCTCACGGGAGGGGCGTCGCTCCTCCCGGGAATGTCGGAGCTCGCGGAACAGGTTCTGGAGATGCCGGTGCGGCGCGGCGTGCCGACGGGCTTCTCGGGTCTGACGGAGGCGGTTTCGGATCCCCGATTCGCGACGGGGGTCGGCCTGGCGATGCACGCGTTCCACGGCGACGCCAGGCCCAGAGGTGTGGAAGGGGGTCTGTTGGGTCGGATCTCCACGGGGTTCCGACGCTGGATCGAGGAGCTGGTCTAG